In one Umezawaea sp. Da 62-37 genomic region, the following are encoded:
- a CDS encoding helix-turn-helix domain-containing protein, translated as MTKLKKHARITGTTRADLAIALKKKYEKGARIRELAESIGRSYGFVHRVLGESGVSLRGRGGAARTKKHRPRRST; from the coding sequence ATGACCAAACTCAAGAAACATGCCCGCATCACCGGCACCACCCGCGCCGACCTGGCCATCGCCCTGAAGAAGAAGTACGAGAAGGGCGCCCGCATCCGTGAACTGGCCGAATCCATCGGACGGTCCTACGGCTTCGTGCACCGCGTGCTCGGCGAGTCCGGTGTGAGCCTGCGCGGACGTGGCGGCGCCGCACGCACCAAGAAGCACCGACCACGCCGCTCCACCTGA
- a CDS encoding AAA family ATPase yields MSSVIGDQPQMPTVRPDVPLASIKSFVGRERELDIAEQALARTRLVTFKGPAGVGKTSLAHQLATRMEDRDGVDVVTVELAAVEATDAGVEGALVKRFGLLNNSDTVTTVQLMRFLRDQHLLLVLDNAEHLVVPAGGEAAPLPKLVRALLGTAPGVKILVTSQFRLGIGGAEYVLDVPPLSCAPTGDDTLSEALQLVRDRVPGSKPLDTAEHEIATRACQAVDGIPLAVEMMSGLRDAMTWPEILDGLQDPLNLLVTDDAEHTHHHSLHAAMRLTHELLDEPLHNLWAVLSVFPGTFDADAATAVSEGTGIKVGHPRRALTSLVHRSVLTQEERRGRSWYAMVAPIRHFGIHANADLVDRARIAHTEHFLEVARRAAEQWYGPDEVEWMYLLDTHMPSLRTAVRHLLEHAEPCQALELALNLCLTRYFPFAGVLTEGRRLLETCLEAQGDTASILIVQALALGAWTATIQGKHTVAAALLEQADHHLARLEPDTPRPEALDYAELAYAFITERDPARARMSVLALHEHARRTGDPMAYLFAAIDAGFHADRRTAYDIADTHLANATHSGAPWVISWALWASALVEHHHGTPAKALELLQQALRMQVDMGDTWGPAWTLWLIAVVTAHAGNHLVATQLFAGAWARQRRTDVVIEGLQPWLRVQTRAVLACRAVLGDRRFEIEREQADLTLSYEDVVELALSLPSPAAAGEATDLPPGGLSRREYDIVRLLAADPALTNPQLAARLHIARRSAEHLLFKARAKTGVEGRDGFTRWLAEQPHTTESGRA; encoded by the coding sequence GTGTCATCCGTGATCGGTGACCAGCCGCAGATGCCGACGGTGCGTCCCGATGTCCCACTGGCGTCGATCAAGAGCTTCGTCGGTCGCGAACGGGAACTCGACATCGCCGAGCAGGCCTTGGCGCGGACTCGGCTGGTCACCTTCAAGGGACCGGCGGGTGTGGGCAAGACCAGCCTGGCCCACCAGCTCGCCACCCGCATGGAAGACCGCGACGGCGTCGATGTGGTCACCGTGGAACTTGCTGCGGTGGAGGCCACCGACGCCGGTGTGGAGGGCGCGCTGGTCAAACGGTTCGGGCTGCTGAACAACTCCGACACCGTGACAACGGTGCAGCTGATGAGGTTTCTGCGCGATCAGCACCTCCTGCTCGTGCTGGACAACGCCGAACACCTGGTCGTGCCGGCGGGCGGGGAAGCCGCACCACTGCCGAAGCTGGTGCGGGCGCTGCTGGGTACGGCTCCCGGCGTGAAGATTCTGGTGACCAGCCAGTTCCGCTTGGGCATCGGGGGCGCGGAGTACGTACTCGACGTACCGCCTTTGTCATGCGCTCCCACAGGGGACGACACGCTGTCCGAGGCCCTGCAACTGGTGCGCGACCGTGTCCCTGGCTCAAAACCGCTGGACACCGCCGAGCACGAGATCGCGACCAGAGCGTGCCAGGCCGTGGACGGGATCCCACTCGCGGTCGAGATGATGAGCGGGCTCCGCGACGCGATGACCTGGCCGGAAATCCTCGACGGCCTCCAAGACCCACTGAACCTGCTGGTCACCGACGACGCCGAACACACCCACCACCACAGCCTGCACGCCGCGATGCGACTGACCCACGAACTGCTCGACGAGCCGCTGCACAACCTGTGGGCTGTACTCAGCGTCTTCCCCGGCACCTTCGACGCCGACGCCGCGACCGCGGTCAGCGAGGGTACCGGCATCAAGGTCGGACACCCCCGGCGCGCGTTGACCTCGTTGGTGCACCGATCGGTGCTCACCCAGGAAGAGCGCCGCGGCCGCAGCTGGTACGCGATGGTCGCACCAATCCGACATTTCGGGATACACGCCAACGCGGACTTGGTCGACCGGGCTCGTATCGCGCATACCGAACACTTCCTCGAGGTGGCGCGTCGCGCCGCCGAGCAGTGGTACGGGCCGGACGAGGTCGAGTGGATGTACCTGCTGGACACGCACATGCCCAGCCTGCGGACCGCGGTGCGCCACCTACTGGAACATGCTGAGCCCTGCCAAGCACTGGAGTTGGCGCTGAACCTGTGCCTCACCAGGTACTTCCCCTTCGCGGGAGTGCTCACCGAAGGGCGTCGGCTGCTGGAGACCTGCCTGGAGGCGCAAGGCGACACCGCCAGCATCCTGATCGTGCAAGCGCTGGCCCTGGGCGCGTGGACGGCCACGATCCAGGGCAAACACACAGTGGCCGCCGCGCTGCTTGAACAAGCCGACCACCACCTGGCGCGTCTGGAACCCGACACCCCGCGGCCGGAAGCACTGGACTACGCCGAACTCGCCTACGCGTTCATCACCGAACGGGACCCGGCCAGAGCGCGGATGAGCGTGCTCGCGCTGCACGAGCACGCGCGACGCACCGGCGACCCGATGGCCTATCTGTTCGCCGCGATCGACGCGGGCTTTCACGCCGACCGCCGGACCGCCTACGACATCGCCGACACCCACCTGGCCAACGCCACCCACAGCGGGGCACCGTGGGTGATCTCCTGGGCGTTGTGGGCCTCGGCTTTGGTCGAGCACCACCACGGCACGCCCGCCAAAGCGCTGGAGCTGTTGCAGCAGGCCCTGCGGATGCAGGTGGACATGGGCGATACCTGGGGTCCGGCATGGACACTGTGGTTGATCGCCGTGGTGACCGCGCACGCCGGCAACCACTTGGTGGCCACCCAGCTGTTCGCGGGTGCTTGGGCGCGACAGCGCAGGACCGACGTCGTGATCGAGGGACTCCAACCGTGGCTGCGGGTACAGACCCGAGCGGTACTGGCGTGCCGCGCCGTACTGGGTGACCGTCGCTTCGAAATCGAACGCGAGCAGGCCGACCTGACACTGTCCTATGAGGACGTGGTGGAGTTGGCCCTGAGCCTGCCCTCACCTGCCGCGGCGGGCGAGGCCACCGACCTGCCTCCCGGTGGGCTCTCGCGCCGCGAGTACGACATCGTGCGGCTGCTGGCGGCCGACCCCGCCCTGACCAACCCGCAGCTGGCCGCCCGGCTGCACATCGCGCGGCGCTCGGCTGAGCACCTGCTGTTCAAGGCCAGAGCAAAGACCGGTGTCGAAGGCCGTGACGGGTTCACCCGGTGGCTGGCCGAGCAGCCCCACACCACCGAGTCAGGCCGGGCGTAG
- a CDS encoding DUF5753 domain-containing protein, whose amino-acid sequence MSRYAEWSKRTAPMVVPPPGRAERRDHVATDRPSAQQLAGRRESSPVVLQRQVSIELRQMRVDAALERRDLVTALACSPSKIHMLETAERRPTYGDLQTWTATCARPDRLESLWHRTGLGKATRWYIDPKNPNLSGPQSFGRFVGLEEGADTLRLWDPLGITGLLQTADYAREMITVVDLDLAEAKRKRDLDLADAEHEMDLDVAVAEVEERVQVRLRRQEILTRPEPPRLQIVLAETPLRQLVLATDAALARAQLRRLVDHAGNPAIDLRVLPINTRLHPGQHCPFTIMDFPIHAAADPGTVYLESLFTGDWVNDPDKITGYRRVFDVLVDLALTPQASVEYLRGLIREVD is encoded by the coding sequence GTGTCGCGCTACGCGGAGTGGTCCAAGCGGACCGCCCCGATGGTCGTGCCGCCGCCGGGCCGGGCGGAAAGGCGGGACCACGTGGCGACCGATCGACCATCGGCGCAGCAACTAGCCGGGAGGCGGGAGAGCAGCCCGGTCGTGCTGCAACGACAGGTCTCCATCGAGCTGCGGCAGATGCGCGTGGACGCGGCCCTGGAGCGCCGCGATCTCGTCACCGCTCTGGCGTGCTCACCGTCCAAGATCCACATGCTGGAGACCGCGGAACGACGCCCCACCTACGGCGATCTGCAGACCTGGACGGCCACGTGCGCACGACCGGACAGGCTCGAGTCGCTGTGGCATCGCACCGGCCTGGGAAAGGCCACACGCTGGTACATCGACCCGAAGAACCCCAACCTGTCCGGTCCACAGAGTTTCGGTCGGTTCGTGGGCTTGGAGGAAGGCGCCGACACCCTGCGCCTGTGGGATCCGCTGGGCATCACCGGTCTGCTGCAAACCGCCGACTACGCCCGAGAGATGATCACCGTCGTGGATCTCGACCTGGCCGAGGCCAAACGCAAGAGGGACCTCGACCTGGCCGATGCCGAGCACGAGATGGACCTCGACGTGGCCGTGGCCGAGGTCGAGGAGCGCGTGCAGGTTCGCCTGCGCCGACAAGAGATCCTGACCCGCCCTGAGCCACCGCGGCTGCAGATCGTGCTGGCCGAGACTCCGCTGCGTCAGCTCGTGCTGGCCACCGACGCGGCCCTGGCCCGCGCCCAACTACGCCGCTTGGTCGACCACGCCGGCAACCCGGCCATCGACCTGCGGGTGCTGCCCATAAACACACGGCTGCATCCCGGCCAGCACTGCCCGTTCACCATCATGGACTTCCCGATCCATGCGGCCGCCGATCCCGGAACGGTCTACCTGGAGTCCTTGTTCACAGGCGACTGGGTCAACGACCCGGACAAGATCACCGGCTACCGCCGTGTGTTCGACGTGTTGGTCGACCTTGCCCTGACACCGCAGGCCAGCGTGGAGTATCTCCGCGGCCTAATCAGGGAGGTCGACTGA
- a CDS encoding helix-turn-helix domain-containing protein, with product MVSDSTSHEHGKGVKPHERLTGDRRAVIAKDYTRRYEKGESVRRIVKATGRSYRSVHRLIEEGGAVLRARGGAHRPRRPREQTVPTLNLSEVDQPVDVGKLAPRKHITGGERKKLAKTCRLLYEDGETSQAIGKFMGRSRAFVARLIVESGGTMRPPATQPKRDTTSRRELATALRKQYEAGVSIKDLATWDVGSQYYVRRLLHEVRTPMRKSGPVSQNVKPRNVVRESPAAQAARRPLGLEFRRRYEGGESLEKIAATAGIAPTTVAKRIREVGGNVRISTLHVSKQPARRREAARLKVEYEAGKGLTELAAESGRSSSYVRKLLGEAETTMRKPGASSHRSHRRSRDANGVGL from the coding sequence GTGGTGAGCGACTCGACATCCCATGAACACGGGAAGGGCGTGAAGCCCCACGAACGGCTGACGGGTGACCGGCGGGCGGTCATCGCCAAGGACTACACGCGCAGGTACGAGAAGGGCGAATCCGTGCGCCGGATCGTCAAGGCGACCGGCAGGTCCTATAGGTCCGTTCACCGGCTGATCGAGGAAGGCGGAGCGGTTCTCCGAGCACGCGGCGGTGCACACAGGCCACGACGCCCTCGTGAGCAAACGGTGCCAACTCTGAATCTCAGTGAGGTAGATCAACCGGTGGATGTGGGAAAGCTCGCGCCTCGTAAGCACATCACAGGTGGCGAACGGAAAAAGCTGGCCAAGACATGCCGCCTGCTCTACGAGGACGGCGAGACCAGCCAGGCAATCGGGAAATTCATGGGAAGGTCGCGCGCCTTCGTGGCACGGCTGATCGTGGAATCTGGTGGCACTATGCGGCCCCCAGCCACTCAGCCCAAGAGGGACACGACGTCACGTCGAGAGCTGGCAACCGCTTTGCGGAAACAGTATGAGGCAGGAGTGTCTATAAAGGATCTAGCTACGTGGGATGTCGGATCGCAATACTACGTCCGCAGGCTTCTTCACGAGGTGAGGACGCCGATGCGCAAGAGCGGCCCTGTGTCACAGAATGTCAAGCCCCGCAACGTGGTGCGGGAATCGCCGGCGGCGCAGGCGGCGCGGCGACCGTTGGGGCTGGAGTTCCGACGGCGTTATGAGGGCGGTGAAAGCCTGGAAAAGATCGCCGCGACGGCCGGGATAGCTCCCACTACCGTGGCCAAGCGCATTCGGGAGGTAGGCGGCAACGTTCGGATAAGCACCCTACATGTCTCCAAGCAGCCCGCGCGGCGGCGGGAAGCCGCGCGGCTCAAGGTGGAGTACGAGGCCGGCAAAGGGCTCACGGAGTTGGCCGCAGAGAGTGGTCGGTCCTCGTCGTACGTACGGAAACTCCTGGGCGAAGCAGAAACGACGATGCGCAAGCCGGGGGCTTCGAGCCACCGGAGCCACCGCCGCTCCCGAGACGCGAACGGAGTCGGGCTGTAG
- a CDS encoding helix-turn-helix transcriptional regulator has translation MTAPQRSTLARERLSRELRRLRSEARMTGTATAQATGMSQSKLSKIENGMLLPSVIDVERLVAEFSATRETRLELVELARQLHAEVETRRVILHRGAHRHQQTVAHIEVRATTSHFFQLAGVPSLLQSESYLRAVLAATPDREQEAAVTSLRARRARLDDPNKKFVFLLSESALRWRMGSADLMCDQIDHLSRTMRRPNVSLSVIPWTTDANLVALHGFQVYDERVVTISVLTGNATITDPHDVREYVALFSRLETLAARGDKLEALLARISRDHRQLG, from the coding sequence GTGACGGCGCCGCAGCGGTCGACGCTGGCCCGCGAACGGCTGTCCCGTGAGTTGCGCAGGCTGCGGTCCGAGGCCCGGATGACCGGTACGGCCACGGCGCAGGCGACCGGTATGAGCCAGTCAAAACTCTCCAAGATCGAGAACGGGATGCTGCTCCCGTCGGTGATCGACGTGGAACGCCTGGTCGCGGAGTTCTCCGCCACCAGGGAAACCAGACTGGAACTGGTCGAACTCGCCCGCCAACTGCACGCCGAGGTCGAGACGAGGCGGGTGATCCTGCACCGAGGGGCACACCGCCACCAGCAGACCGTGGCCCACATCGAGGTCCGCGCCACCACCAGCCACTTCTTCCAACTTGCGGGCGTCCCCTCGCTGTTGCAGAGCGAGAGCTACCTCCGCGCCGTGTTGGCCGCGACACCAGACAGGGAACAGGAGGCTGCGGTGACGAGCCTGCGCGCCCGACGCGCCCGGCTCGACGACCCGAACAAGAAGTTCGTGTTCCTCCTGAGCGAGAGCGCCCTGCGGTGGCGGATGGGGTCGGCCGACCTCATGTGCGACCAGATCGACCACCTGTCCCGGACCATGCGCCGCCCCAACGTCTCGCTGAGCGTCATCCCGTGGACGACGGACGCGAACCTCGTTGCGCTGCACGGGTTCCAGGTCTACGACGAGCGCGTGGTGACGATCAGCGTGCTGACCGGGAACGCCACGATCACCGACCCGCACGACGTCCGCGAGTACGTCGCGCTCTTCTCGAGACTCGAGACGCTGGCTGCGCGCGGCGACAAACTCGAGGCCCTGCTGGCCAGGATCTCCAGAGACCACAGGCAGCTCGGCTAA
- a CDS encoding helix-turn-helix domain-containing protein, protein MTDSPLPAAAARLPVAHLDFSAAVEPRGHRADTRMLTPKTAQVMPGPDRRRLAGCLRERYDAGASIVTLTRNLGGWHMVHNLLIEAETDFRPNDGYHGRQFAARPPAEVLAEMVLAGTGQGDHCPCLLHSKDPWQLLFEFLDERKARRRAW, encoded by the coding sequence GTGACCGACTCACCGCTACCTGCCGCAGCTGCGCGGTTGCCGGTGGCGCACCTGGATTTCTCCGCTGCCGTGGAACCGCGCGGACATCGCGCGGACACGCGAATGCTGACCCCGAAGACCGCGCAGGTGATGCCGGGCCCGGATCGACGACGTCTCGCAGGATGCCTACGCGAGCGATACGACGCCGGGGCCAGCATCGTCACACTCACCCGGAACCTCGGAGGTTGGCACATGGTGCACAACCTGCTGATCGAAGCCGAGACCGATTTCCGGCCGAACGATGGCTATCACGGTCGGCAGTTCGCGGCACGACCACCGGCCGAAGTGCTGGCCGAGATGGTGCTGGCCGGAACAGGGCAGGGCGATCACTGTCCTTGCCTGCTGCACAGCAAGGACCCGTGGCAGCTTCTGTTCGAGTTCCTCGACGAGCGGAAAGCACGGAGGCGGGCGTGGTGA
- a CDS encoding DUF397 domain-containing protein — MNTRPRLDPLEPDWDVAGWRTSSRTAGSGQCVEIARVPGLVAVRDSKAPDQGRLLIPAESWNRFLLHCSS, encoded by the coding sequence ATGAACACCCGTCCGCGACTCGATCCGCTGGAACCTGACTGGGACGTCGCCGGGTGGCGCACAAGCTCCCGCACCGCGGGCAGCGGCCAGTGCGTCGAGATCGCCCGCGTCCCCGGCCTGGTCGCCGTCCGCGACAGCAAAGCCCCCGACCAGGGACGCCTGCTGATACCGGCCGAGTCCTGGAACAGGTTCCTGCTCCATTGCAGCAGCTGA
- a CDS encoding helix-turn-helix domain-containing protein, producing the protein MNREDSVIPANVEKPVIPAQDGPDQPVDLVKLEPCRWIVGEQRTALAVKCRWLYEDGGTAEGIAQEIGRSKSFVARLIVEAGGTMRPPTNQPKRHPVPRAELVVELRRRYELGASSEDLARPDIGSGRYVRTLLREAGTTLRKGGGVSLAQQARGRRIACQPLVTMPGHDQLMDQDRSPVGPDEPPVTPLYVTDLEERRAWGLQFWQRYQDGESTAALAAAIGRPRGFVVKLIAEVGGTFPRKRTPEECRELGDRLRRDYERGLTIAELATPDVGSEAYVGSLLRDAGTLMRPSQRRRKVVAENVRGRSVPPQDTPMTEVAGFTSTTVGTGEAETLSDMWDRINHGPRTGGMP; encoded by the coding sequence ATGAATCGTGAGGACTCAGTGATCCCGGCGAACGTCGAAAAGCCCGTGATTCCTGCACAGGATGGACCTGACCAGCCGGTGGACCTGGTGAAGCTGGAGCCGTGTAGGTGGATTGTCGGTGAGCAGCGGACGGCGCTTGCTGTCAAGTGCCGATGGCTGTACGAGGACGGCGGTACTGCCGAGGGGATCGCGCAGGAGATCGGAAGGTCGAAAAGCTTCGTCGCGAGGCTCATCGTGGAGGCAGGGGGAACGATGCGGCCACCCACGAACCAACCCAAGCGACATCCTGTGCCACGTGCGGAGTTGGTGGTCGAGCTGCGGCGGCGGTACGAGCTGGGAGCGTCCTCGGAAGACCTTGCCAGGCCGGACATCGGATCGGGCAGATACGTCCGCACGCTTCTCCGCGAGGCAGGGACGACATTGCGCAAGGGCGGAGGAGTCTCACTCGCGCAGCAGGCTCGTGGCCGTCGAATTGCGTGTCAGCCACTGGTGACCATGCCCGGTCACGACCAGTTGATGGACCAGGACAGATCACCTGTGGGCCCGGATGAACCGCCCGTAACGCCTCTGTACGTCACGGACCTAGAAGAACGGAGGGCGTGGGGGCTTCAGTTCTGGCAGCGCTACCAGGACGGCGAGTCGACCGCGGCGCTGGCGGCAGCCATCGGGAGGCCGCGTGGGTTCGTGGTGAAACTCATCGCGGAAGTCGGTGGCACGTTTCCTCGGAAACGGACACCCGAGGAGTGCCGAGAACTGGGCGACCGGCTGCGCCGCGACTACGAGCGGGGCCTCACCATTGCCGAGTTGGCTACACCAGACGTCGGTTCCGAGGCTTACGTCGGCAGCCTGCTCCGCGATGCGGGCACCCTGATGCGTCCCTCTCAAAGGCGTCGGAAAGTGGTGGCCGAGAATGTCCGTGGCCGCAGCGTCCCGCCTCAGGACACGCCCATGACAGAGGTGGCGGGCTTCACGTCGACCACGGTCGGGACCGGGGAGGCGGAGACCTTGTCCGATATGTGGGATCGCATCAACCATGGTCCTCGAACCGGCGGCATGCCGTGA